A region of candidate division WOR-3 bacterium DNA encodes the following proteins:
- a CDS encoding 4Fe-4S dicluster domain-containing protein: protein MGSKRKIIRIDEEKCTGCGQCIPNCPEGALQVIDGKARLISDLFCDGLGACVGNCPEGAMEVTEREAEPYDEARVMENIVKAGPNTIAAHLHHLKEHGATAYYNEAVACLEKKGIPMPREKKNLACGCPGSAVRDLSPEPAKAATAAPGAARSSRLRNWPIQLMLVPVSAPYLRNADLLLSADCVGSSHPNFHDELLKDRVLIIACPKLDDTDHYLEKLTELFRENEPKSVMVAHMTVPCCFGLVQIVQQAIAASGKPIPFAQVTIGLDGKVAK from the coding sequence ATGGGAAGTAAACGCAAGATCATCCGTATCGACGAAGAGAAGTGCACCGGCTGCGGCCAGTGCATCCCCAACTGCCCGGAAGGTGCCCTGCAGGTCATCGACGGCAAGGCGCGGCTGATATCCGACCTGTTCTGCGACGGGCTCGGCGCCTGCGTCGGCAACTGCCCGGAAGGCGCGATGGAAGTCACCGAACGCGAGGCCGAACCCTACGACGAGGCGCGCGTAATGGAGAACATCGTGAAGGCCGGGCCGAACACGATTGCGGCCCACCTTCACCACCTGAAGGAACACGGCGCGACCGCCTACTACAATGAGGCCGTGGCCTGCCTTGAGAAGAAAGGAATCCCCATGCCCAGAGAGAAGAAGAACCTTGCCTGCGGCTGCCCCGGCTCGGCCGTCCGCGACCTGTCGCCGGAGCCGGCCAAAGCTGCGACTGCCGCCCCCGGCGCCGCGCGGTCATCGCGCCTGCGCAACTGGCCGATCCAGCTCATGCTCGTCCCGGTCAGCGCGCCCTATCTCAGGAACGCTGACCTCCTGCTCTCGGCCGACTGCGTCGGCTCGTCGCACCCCAACTTCCACGACGAACTGCTGAAGGACCGGGTGCTGATAATCGCCTGCCCCAAACTCGACGATACCGACCACTACCTTGAGAAGTTGACCGAGCTGTTCCGGGAGAACGAACCCAAGTCGGTCATGGTCGCGCATATGACCGTGCCCTGCTGCTTCGGCCTGGTGCAGATCGTCCAGCAGGCCATCGCCGCTTCGGGCAAGCCGATACCATTCGCCCAGGTGACCATCGGTCTCGACGGCAAAGTGGCGAAGTGA
- a CDS encoding cupin domain-containing protein, protein MLLRPGADRPAGHRRFGQADTIRPGDHRSRRQSGEVRPITVADSPVVPNPNGLDAHRLFASPDVEVVHIALPAGHALVRHAAPVDTLFYIITGIGTVESDAGSVRAEAGTLVPHPKETFHRVRNETRDRLEFLVIKAPRPVVPPRFDATANQTQPEGDNP, encoded by the coding sequence CTGCTGCTTCGGCCTGGTGCAGATCGTCCAGCAGGCCATCGCCGCTTCGGGCAAGCCGATACCATTCGCCCAGGTGACCATCGGTCTCGACGGCAAAGTGGCGAAGTGAGACCCATCACGGTGGCCGATTCGCCGGTCGTTCCCAATCCGAACGGCCTGGACGCGCACCGCCTCTTCGCCTCTCCCGACGTCGAGGTGGTTCACATCGCTCTGCCGGCCGGCCACGCACTCGTCCGCCACGCCGCGCCGGTGGACACGCTCTTCTACATCATCACCGGCATCGGGACCGTCGAGTCCGATGCCGGCAGCGTGCGGGCTGAGGCCGGCACGCTTGTCCCCCATCCGAAAGAGACGTTCCACCGGGTGCGGAACGAAACCCGGGACCGGCTCGAGTTCCTTGTCATCAAGGCACCGCGCCCGGTGGTCCCGCCCCGGTTCGACGCAACCGCAAACCAAACCCAACCAGAAGGAGACAATCCGTGA
- a CDS encoding Rrf2 family transcriptional regulator: MANTKRQNGSAPFRVSEAANLGLHALAVIAAGPEPLTRTREIASRLKASAAHLAKVMVALERAGLVSGARGPAGGYRLNRAPRQITLREIYEAIEGPMQARECLFDEPVCTAKGCALSDYFGKLNRDVMRTLERTRLTDLMKEFGGNNGK; encoded by the coding sequence ATGGCTAATACCAAGCGTCAGAACGGTTCCGCTCCCTTCCGGGTCTCCGAGGCGGCCAACCTCGGCTTGCACGCGCTAGCCGTCATAGCGGCCGGTCCGGAGCCTTTGACACGCACGCGTGAGATCGCGTCCAGGCTGAAGGCCTCGGCCGCTCACCTTGCCAAGGTGATGGTGGCGCTCGAGCGCGCCGGCCTCGTGTCCGGCGCGCGCGGCCCGGCCGGCGGGTACCGGCTCAACCGGGCGCCGCGGCAGATAACGCTGCGCGAGATCTACGAGGCGATCGAGGGACCGATGCAGGCCCGCGAGTGCCTGTTCGACGAGCCGGTGTGCACGGCAAAGGGCTGTGCGCTGAGCGACTACTTCGGCAAGCTTAACCGTGACGTGATGCGCACGTTGGAGCGCACCCGTCTGACCGACCTGATGAAGGAATTCGGAGGAAACAATGGGAAGTAA
- the hcp gene encoding hydroxylamine reductase, with product MFCYQCEQTARGTGCTAHGVCGKDETCSTLQDLLVYATKGVSQYAHRARALGAVDREVNVFTVEALFTTITNVDFDTERLSGWLEQAFEMRNKARTMYEEACRKSGKTPEQLSGPAAWQPPVIGSEIFAQGHEQGVLARHKLWGDDLADLHDLALYGLKGAAAYADHAQKLGQEDDAAYAEFHRILDLLARDQLDADTLFAAALDAGRLNYRTMELLDAANTGAFGHPAPTPVRMTPVKGKAILVSGHSLRDLAALLKQTEGKGINVYTHGEMLPAHGYPNLRKYGHLVGHYGTAWQNQQKEFADFPGAILMTTNCIQKPRDEYFGRIFTSGLVAWPGVAHIPNQDFSPVIKAALEAPGFTADEPEKTTLVGFARNAVLAAAPKVIELVKAGKIKHFFLVGGCDGSKPERNYYTELVEKTPKDTIVLTLACGKFKFNHLQLGDIEGIPRLLDIGQCNDAYSAIQIALALAQAFNTEVNKLPLSIILSWYEQKAVAILLTLLALDVKNIRIGPSLPAFLTPNLVKILVDKYQLAPTKTADEDLKAILG from the coding sequence ATGTTCTGCTACCAATGCGAGCAGACCGCCCGAGGCACCGGTTGTACCGCCCACGGCGTCTGCGGCAAGGATGAAACCTGCTCGACTTTGCAGGATCTTCTTGTGTACGCGACCAAGGGCGTGTCCCAGTACGCCCATCGCGCGCGCGCTTTGGGAGCGGTCGACCGAGAAGTTAACGTGTTTACGGTCGAGGCGCTCTTCACCACCATCACCAACGTCGACTTTGACACCGAACGCCTGTCCGGCTGGCTCGAGCAGGCGTTCGAGATGCGCAACAAGGCCAGGACCATGTACGAGGAAGCCTGCCGCAAGTCGGGCAAGACGCCGGAGCAGTTGTCCGGACCGGCTGCATGGCAGCCGCCTGTCATCGGCTCCGAGATCTTCGCACAGGGCCACGAGCAGGGAGTGCTCGCGCGGCACAAGCTCTGGGGCGACGACCTCGCCGACCTGCACGACCTCGCGCTCTACGGGCTCAAAGGCGCGGCCGCCTATGCAGACCACGCCCAGAAGCTCGGCCAGGAAGACGACGCCGCCTATGCCGAGTTCCACCGGATCCTCGACCTGCTGGCCCGGGACCAGCTGGACGCGGACACGCTCTTTGCCGCTGCCCTCGACGCGGGCCGGCTCAACTACCGTACCATGGAACTGCTCGACGCGGCCAACACCGGCGCCTTCGGCCATCCGGCGCCCACGCCGGTGCGTATGACCCCGGTCAAGGGCAAGGCGATCCTCGTCTCCGGCCACTCGCTCCGCGACCTCGCGGCGCTGCTCAAGCAAACCGAGGGCAAGGGCATCAACGTCTACACCCACGGCGAGATGCTGCCGGCACACGGCTACCCGAACCTGAGGAAGTACGGCCACCTCGTCGGCCACTACGGCACCGCCTGGCAGAACCAGCAGAAGGAGTTCGCCGACTTTCCGGGCGCCATCCTGATGACCACCAACTGCATCCAGAAGCCGCGTGACGAGTACTTCGGCCGCATCTTCACCTCGGGCCTGGTGGCCTGGCCCGGCGTCGCGCACATCCCGAACCAGGACTTCTCGCCGGTCATCAAGGCTGCGCTCGAAGCGCCCGGGTTCACCGCTGACGAACCGGAGAAGACCACGCTGGTCGGCTTCGCCCGCAACGCCGTCCTGGCCGCTGCGCCCAAGGTCATCGAGCTGGTCAAGGCCGGCAAGATCAAGCACTTCTTCCTGGTTGGCGGCTGCGACGGCTCCAAGCCCGAGCGCAACTACTACACCGAGCTCGTCGAAAAGACGCCCAAGGACACGATCGTCCTCACCCTCGCCTGCGGCAAGTTCAAGTTCAACCACCTCCAACTCGGCGACATCGAAGGCATCCCGCGCCTGCTCGACATCGGCCAGTGCAACGACGCCTACTCCGCGATCCAGATCGCCCTTGCGCTCGCCCAGGCCTTCAACACCGAAGTCAACAAACTGCCCCTCTCCATCATCCTCTCCTGGTACGAACAGAAAGCGGTCGCCATCCTCCTCACCCTGCTCGCGCTCGACGTCAAGAACATACGCATCGGTCCCTCGCTCCCCGCCTTCCTCACCCCCAATCTCGTGAAGATCCTCGTGGACAAGTACCAACTGGCGCCGACCAAGACCGCCGACGAAGACCTCAAGGCTATTCTCGGCTAG